Proteins co-encoded in one Papaver somniferum cultivar HN1 chromosome 5, ASM357369v1, whole genome shotgun sequence genomic window:
- the LOC113278218 gene encoding putative F-box protein At1g32420, which produces MALKTSKKKKKIGKKKMKQKSGSDDFSIFLTGDIVCEILSRLPVKTLMRFKCVCKSWLSLIEDDSYFIYLHLIRSRLRPCFTLAIPRELVKWCSPGECDHIRLQKADIVIADLSETGRMIAGEPPMLVNVRQTVLLNYDEVSKPVNGLVCFTSTTRPYFGVRIYNLSTRELSPWIRTTFPKKKKRHVNYLPTYHFGFDPATKEHKVICIWDYKQNDSAWYHGCLVMTVGANTWRTIDGVPQHYLERPAVYANGSVHWIAYDLFHGHIRKLLIVAFHVGSEKFTTIVVPKFITDQFGKDFHPVTHLLEVNDHVALSHVLPRGNITKIWIPDDTTNWREVTLELPFQWNENRWVEFHGIAGTDQLFLETYNDRTDMKHLSLYSYNWKSKAFTKVETGVLYSSIPNLTALPEYEKKDEFLCETFIESLLRVPNK; this is translated from the coding sequence ATGGCACTGAAGAcgagtaagaagaagaagaagatcgggaagaagaagatgaagcagaaaAGCGGAAGCGATGATTTTTCAATATTCTTGACAGGCGATATAGTTTGTGAAATACTAAGCAGACTTCCGGTGAAAACTCTCATGCGATTCAAATGCGTATGTAAAAGTTGGTTGTCTTTAATCGAAGATGATTCATACTTCATTTATTTACACCTTATTCGATCAAGGTTACGTCCATGTTTCACTTTAGCCATCCCAAGGGAATTAGTCAAATGGTGTTCTCCAGGAGAATGTGACCACATCAGGCTGCAGAAGGCGGATATTGTAATAGCTGATTTGTCAGAGACAGGAAGAATGATTGCAGGAGAACCGCcaatgcttgtcaatgttaggcAGACGGTTTTGTTAAATTATGATGAAGTTTCGAAGCCTGTAAACGGATTGGTGTGTTTCACGTCTACTACGCGGCCATATTTTGGCGTTCGCATATACAATCTCAGCACCCGAGAATTGTCACCATGGATTAGAACAACATTtccgaaaaagaagaaaagacatGTTAACTATCTTCCAACCTATCATTTTGGATTTGATCCTGCTACTAAGGAACACAAAGTGATTTGCATCTGGGATTATAAACAAAACGATTCTGCTTGGTATCATGGTTGCTTGGTGATGACAGTAGGTGCTAATACATGGAGAACTATTGATGGGGTCCCACAGCACTATCTCGAACGACCAGCTGTATATGCGAATGGGTCTGTACATTGGATCGCTTATGATCTTTTTCATGGACACATTCGTAAATTACTCATAGTTGCATTTCATGTTGGCAGTGAGAAGTTTACAACAATTGTAGTCCCAAAATTCATCACTGATCAGTTTGGTAAAGATTTCCACCCGGTAACTCATTTGTTGGAAGTGAATGACCATGTTGCTCTATCACACGTATTACCTCGTGGTAATATTACAAAGATATGGATACCTGATGACACTACTAATTGGAGAGAAGTGACTCTTGAATTACCTTTCCAGTGGAATGAAAATCGGTGGGTTGAGTTTCATGGCATCGCTGGAACAGATCAGCTATTCTTAGAAACTTATAATGACCGTACTGATATGAAGCATCTGTCGCTTTATTCTTACAACTGGAAAAGCAAAGCTTTCACAAAGGTGGAAACTGGTGTGTTGTACTCTTCAATTCCCAACTTGACTGCATTGCCTGAATATGAGAAGAAGGACGAGTTCTTGTGTGAAACATTCATCGAAAGTCTTTTGCGTGTTCCAAATAAGTAA
- the LOC113283784 gene encoding uncharacterized protein LOC113283784 isoform X2: MKFGGFNFLIICWLYFTDDWNFIPKFDRKLESDEEERQAMSSLPKEIYIDILLRVPVKSIIVLYPVKLPGTSSIKFHVCYGYNIELALASQGYQIMAATCYGEICRYVW, translated from the exons ATGAAGTTTGGTGGATTTAATTTTCTAATTATTTGTTGGTTATATTTTACTGATGATTGGAATTTCATTCCAAAATTCGATCGAAAATTAGAATCTGACGAAGAAGAAAGACAAGCAATGTCAAGTCTTCCAAAAGAAATCTACATCGACATACTTCTGAGGGTACCAGTAAAATCGATAATT GTTTTGTACCCTGTTAAGCTCCCAGGAACGAGTTCCATTAAGTTTCATGTATGCTACG GCTACAACATAGAGCTTGCTCTTGCTTCACAGGGATACCAGATAATGGCTGCTACATGCTATGGTGAAATATGTCGGTATGTATGGTGA
- the LOC113283784 gene encoding uncharacterized protein LOC113283784 isoform X3, with amino-acid sequence MKFGGFNFLIICWLYFTDDWNFIPKFDRKLESDEEERQAMSSLPKEIYIDILLRVPVKSIIVLYPVKLPGTSSIKFHVCYGIPDNGCYMLW; translated from the exons ATGAAGTTTGGTGGATTTAATTTTCTAATTATTTGTTGGTTATATTTTACTGATGATTGGAATTTCATTCCAAAATTCGATCGAAAATTAGAATCTGACGAAGAAGAAAGACAAGCAATGTCAAGTCTTCCAAAAGAAATCTACATCGACATACTTCTGAGGGTACCAGTAAAATCGATAATT GTTTTGTACCCTGTTAAGCTCCCAGGAACGAGTTCCATTAAGTTTCATGTATGCTACG GGATACCAGATAATGGCTGCTACATGCTATGGTGA
- the LOC113283784 gene encoding F-box/kelch-repeat protein At3g06240-like isoform X1, with protein sequence MSFHSISYASLLSSSTESIVVVQKNLHCKDNKHDEFDLLGSCNGLVYGWNYLMRSFSLWNPATNEYRILPKSQDTYNYMGRLHGFGYDYKTDDYKLVIIHENKENCLTEVYSLKSNLWKCFRSPRWGFHVDKLSGVLLNGALHWFGPIAMDISEEKLKELQLPMICDNFVNMGVLDGCLCVLATDEEVFEVWVMQDYEVQESWTKLYTITYESIICDPRFPVELIGFLMNGEIMFKDPKMQSIILYNPKYDTARKPNMHGLRLLRAVSYFESLVSLISITSLDEGNREISLELSL encoded by the coding sequence ATgagttttcattccataagttaTGCTTCATTATTATCATCATCGACTGAATCTATTGTTGTTGTTCAAAAGAATTTGCACTGCAAAGATAATAAACATGATGAGTTTGATTTGTTGGGATCATGCAACGGCTTGGTATATGGCTGGAATTATTTAATGAGATCATTTTCTCTGTGGAACCCAGCCACAAATGAATATAGGATATTACCCAAATCACAAGATACGTATAATTATATGGGTCGATTACATggttttggttatgactataagACCGATGATTATAAGTTGGTAATCAtccatgaaaacaaggaaaattgttTAACAGAAGTCTATTCTTTGAAATCAAACTTATGGAAATGCTTTCGATCCCCCCGGTGGGGGTTTCATGTTGATAAACTGTCTGGGGTGCTTCTCAATGGAGCTCTCCATTGGTTTGGGCCGATTGCAATGGATATCAgtgaagagaaactcaaagaattGCAACTACCAATGATTTGTGATAACTTTGTGAATATGGGAGTGTTAGATGGGTGCCTTTGTGTACTTGCTACTGACGAAGAGGTCTTTGAAGTTTGGGTAATGCAAGATTATGAAGTTCAAGAATCTTGGACTAAACTTTATACCATTACGTATGAGAGTATAATATGTGATCCCCGTTTTCCTGTGGAGCTTATTGGGTTTCTCATGAATGGTGAGATTATGTTCAAGGACCCAAAGATGCAGAGCATAATTTTATACAATCCGAAGTATGATACTGCAAGAAAACCAAATATGCATGGTTTAAGGTTGCTGAGAGCAGTGAGTTATTTTGAAAGCTTGGTTTCACTGATATCTATAACTTCACTGGATGAAGGAAACAGAGAGATATCACTAGAATTAAGCTTGTAG
- the LOC113278219 gene encoding uncharacterized protein LOC113278219 produces the protein MKGFCYSYFFPFLTGILFDHTSVLSRENYNGKCMNFRQTLYPASKAHHSLTPDGVIQGIQFLKASIKAMSIQVTEVPGVEAGDVIGTLPLDSRKVLALVKEDF, from the exons ATGAAAGGTTTTTgttattcttatttttttccATTCTTGACTG gaATTCTTTTTGACCATACATCCGTTCTGTCTAGAGAAAATTATAATGGAAAAT GTATGAACTTCCGCCAAACTTTGTATCCAGCATCCAAGGCCCACCATAGTCTTACACCCGATGGAGTAATTCAGGGGATTCAATTCTTAAAAGCATCAATCAAAGCCATGTCGATCCAAGTAACTGAG GTACCAGGAGTTGAAGCTGGTGATGTAATAGGAACTTTGCCGCTGGATTCAAG AAAGGTACTAGCTCTGGTTAAGGAGGATTTCTAG